attttgcgcaaaaaccatgcgattttcgcagctggcgggcaaaaatcgcgattttcgctgctaccggctaaaaatagcgcaattttcgccgctagcggccaaaaaccgtgcgattttcgccgctagcgggcaaaaatcgcgattttcgccgctaccggccaaaaatagcgcgattttcgccgctaccggccaaaaaccatgcgattttcgccgctaccggccaaaaatagcgcgattttcgccgctaccggccaaaaaccgcgcgattttcgccgctaccggcccaaaaccatgcgattttcgcagctggcgggcaaaaatcgcgattttcgccgctatcggccaaaaatagcgcgattttcgccgctaccagccaaaaaccgcgcgattttcgccgctaccggccaaaaaccatgcgattttcgcagctggcgggcaaaactcgcgattttctccgctaccggccaaaaatcgcgcgatttttgccgctagcggcccaaaatcgggcgatttttgccgctaacggccgaaaaccgcgctattttgcgcaaaaaccatgcgattttcgcagctggcgggcaaaaatcgcgattttcgccgctaccggccaaaaatagctcgattttcgccgctaccggccaaaaaccatgcaattttcgcagctggccgctaccggccaaaaatcgcgcgattttcgctgcttgcggccaaaaatcgggcgatttttgcagctaacggccgaaaatcgcgctattttgcgcaaaaaccatgcgattttcgcagctggcgggcaaaaatcgagattttcgccgctaccggccaaaaatagcgcgattttcgccgctaccggccaaaaaccatgcgattttcgccgctaccggccaaaaatagcgcgattttcgccgctacaggccaaaaaccgcgcgattttcgccgctaccggccaaaaactatgcgattttcgcagctggcgggcaaaaatcgcgattttcgccactatcggccaaaattagcgcgatttttgccgctagcggcccaaaatcaggcgatttttgccgctaacggccgaaaaccgcgctattttgcccaaaaaccatgcgattttcgcagctggcgggcaaaaatcgcgattttcgccgctaccggccaaaaatagcgcgattttcgccgctaccggccaaaaaccatgcgattttcgccgctaccggccaaaaaccatgcgattttcgccgctaccggccaaaaatagcgcgattttcgccgctacaggccaaaaaccgcgcgattttcgccgctaccggccaaaaactatgcgattttcgcagcctgCGGGCAAaactcgcgattttctccgctaccggccaaaaatcgcgcgatttttgccgctagcggcccaaaatcgggcgatttttgccgctaacggccgaaaaccgcgctattttgcgcaaaaaccatgcgattttcgcagctggcgggcaaaaatcgcgattttcgccgctaccggccaaaaatagcgcgattttcgccgctaccggccaaaaaccatgcgattttcgcagctggccgctaccggccaaaaatcgcgcgattttcggcgcttgcggccaaaaatcgggcgatttttgcagctaacggccgaaaatcgcgctattttgcacaaaaaccatgcgattttcgcctaggcaggcaaaaatcgcgattttcgccgctaccggccaaaaatagcgcttttttcgccgcaagcggccaaaaaccgtgcgattttcgccgctagcggccaaaaatcgggcgatttttgccgctaacggccgaaaaccgcgctattttgcgcaaaaaccatgcgattttcgcagctggcgggcaaaaatcgcgattttcgccgctagcggccaaaaatcgggcgatttttgccgctaacggccgaaaaccgcgctattttgcgcaaaaaccatgcgattttcgcagctggcgggcaaaaatcgcgattttcgccgctaccggccaaaaatagcgcgattttcgccgctaccggccaaaaaccatgcgattttcgcagctggcgggcaaaaatcgcgattttcgccgctaccggccaaaaatcgcgcgattttcgccgctagcggccaaaaatcgggcgatttttgccgctaacggccgaaaaccgcgctattttgcgcaaaaaccatgcgattttcgcagctggcgggcaaaaatcgcgattttcgccgctaccggccaaaaatagcgcgattttcgccgctaccggccaaaaaccatgcgattttcgccgctaccggccaaaaatagcgcgattttcgccgctaccggccaaaaaccgcgcgattttcgccgctaccggccaaaaaccatgcgattttcgcagctggcgggcaaaaatcacgattttcgccgctagcggtcaaaaatagcgcgattttcgctgctaccggccaaaaatagcgcaattttcgccgctagcggccaaaaatcgggcgatttttgccgctaacggccgaaaaccgcgctaatttgcgcaaaaaccatgcgattttcgcagcttgcggccaaaaatcgcaagaatatatatatatatatatatatatatatatatatatatatatatatatatatatatattatatatatatgtatatatataataatatatatatgtattttataaaatacatacattatatatatatatatatatatatatatatataatgtatgtatatttatttttttttttttttttttttttttttttttttactgaaactCGTGTGCGTTAGTGGTTAAACTAGCGTCAAACGGTCCAAACACAGTTCGAGTTACGGAAACAATACCTCGCATCACTGGGCAACCACCGATCAGCTCCGCCAACCCCACGTGACCTAAGTGAGGTCAGGCAGCCTTATTAAAAGACCATCAGTCTGGTTTCATTTTTAGGAGTTTGGTATcggcttccttccttccttccttccttcatttgAAGGCAGTGAGTGTCGGTCCTCTTTGTTGCTGTGGCTAGTTCCCTGGTGAGGAAGGTGCGGCATTGGCTACGGTGGGCCGTTCCCTTCCCATGTGGTGGGGGACTTCTTGTTGacccaagtccattacattcagcggtcgaccccacagacgcattcataaattttaacatgctgttcattcaaaacgggaattttctcaagtataaattaatattataatatattaacatagtgtatatataggcataggataggttaggttaggtgtttaggttctattggcgattatttgtatttgtagtacgtgggtgaagcatttatagcgttgtgattcgaacaaaattcgtcagtgaagcacttgttccggatatgttcgaacgtcagcagttgtgagtcgtgtgtaaaccgcttttcattcataaacagggggtttggcgggtgcatggaatcacttttggatctttgtttggaggacgagctgGGTGGGGGACTTGCTGTCGACAACTGCTTCGACCCGTGGATAGCCTAAGATTTCTGCAGCCAAGTGTGTGAACTATGCAAATACTAGTGTCTTGACATTCAGCGGACTGGCTAAAGTGACGTGTGAAAACCAATGTGAGCCATGTAATTTATAGAAAGTGTATGTgagaaaattcaaatgtttattcatttAAAGAACATGCATACAAgatgtgatacaaacattgatggatttatagatagaactagtacatacaatgcctaaagtcactatgacgcaaagtgtttcgggcagttATGTATTAAAGAAGTTATGTATTAATATAATTGTCTAGAGTATTGCATTTATTCCTGGTATGCCCTACTGTGAATTTCTTTTAATCTTTGAGAAAATAATACGACCCGAGGAAATTCGAGAAACGAACAAGAGTTAAAATCTGACTTCTAGGCTAATTATTTAACTCTACCCTGATACTATAATCCTCAAAGCTGTCAGAGGTTAGTATAGTGAGATGACTTTAAAGTTACTAGAAAAGTTAGGGCCTTTTATTAACCTTCCAGGTGTCCTTGTCCCGACTATAGAGCTGGCAATTCTTGTACAGTtatacttggggggggggggggaagtctaATCTGAATAATCCTGTCAGCAAGCTCTTACTTTAAATTACACTCCCATACCCCGAACTAATTACTGGTAACACAGTAGTTGTGGCAGCTGTAAACTGAAGACTGGTACACAATGCCTTTCTATAGTTCATCTTTAATGTGCGTACAGCTTTACTGTACGTGAAGTTTTTCATAAATATCTTTCAAATGTTTATGAAAGTATCACAAATGATTAATTCTTAGAAACCACTTGCCGCAAGATTCTAGCAAAACTACTTTTAAAACTAAGTAAATCTAGTTTTAATCAACGGTCGTCTGAGTCGGTCGCTCGGTGAGTACAGACGGTCGTCTGTAACCAATGACCAGTACTGATACAATCTACAGTTTATGACGTCACAATCCCAGGCACCTCGCCTTGACGAGGCGACAAGATCTAGAATAaactagagattgtatatgtactGGCCATTGGTTAGAGCCGGTCTAACCTGTCTTtggttgtcttgcttactcgtctgcctctcctactctttgccgtcttgatagTTTAATCCAATTTTAATAAAGTCCTTTAACCCAGTCCATGTGGAAGTCGAAATTTATCATTGAATGTTAATCTCCAGCAGGTTTAAGACAGCGGAGTTAAGACAACAAGGAGCAGGGTGGCACTCCTTATTATCCTAAACTCTTACGGTCGTGTATATCCTTGTCGACTGTCTGGACTTCCCGGACGcgcgtcttgcttcccgaccctcCCTCGATAGCATCCTTGATGAATCTGATacctttgaaaaaaaaaattcagggatatagtgggccctaagcctctggctggcccactaacttTGATATAGTTCGCCttatgttctcgtattggcatccttagtgaggtaattatcaaaagaaggcaccaaaccgggaaggctatgtagcaccatcaaagtgcgaaataatccgagggcgctaaatatcaccaagaatgccaatacatgagaacaaaaacgcataaggcgaacgatatcaaaagtatccgattcacggcATCctgagtgatatttagcgccttttgaaTGTTCAACACATTTGATGGTGATACATGTTCTCCCCGGCTGGGTGCGTTCTTTTGATAATTTAGTTCAAAAAATAAATTGTATCCACTGGAAAGTCTAGACCTTTCTGGTGCATATTTCAAGTGTTTCAACATTAGACCCAAAATAAAATAACATTTGATAATTACATGGATGTTAAGGGTTAATACAAATGACCAAAAACAAATTTGGATTGGGACAAGCTTTAAGTGCCCCACACAAACACTTCATCAAAATCTTTAATGGGGTGTGTTTAATAAGTCTACCTCAACCACTGTATGAGTCGGTTGATTTGATTATACATGTACTTATTGAGAATTTTGTTCCCGTCTGTCCTCTTGCATTCCACCCAGGCCAAGGGTGgaagtacaagaatgtaacaactcttgtatatatctaaaaaaaaaaaatttccttaCTCACACAACCAACAAATCTGGAACAAAACATTTGGGCCATCCTGAACTATTACCAATTCCAGGACAGACCGAgacattaatttttattttcatataaaataaatgagttaTTAATTAGCACAATTTGTAgtagaggtgggagggatgaaatGGAgtttgagagggggaggggattaatatgagaaaggattaAGGTGATCGATATCGGGATTATTCTTCTCCCATCCTTATGACCGAGAAAAAGATAGAGCTGCAGTTATCGATAGTACAAGAATTTTGATAGCAAAAACAAAAAATGCAAGTAAAActaccataacacacacacacacacacacgcgctctATTTAAAAAAAGTATTTTATCAAAAGTTAATTAAGTAAAGTCAGGTTTAACAACTACTTAACCAACACCACAATTATAAAGGCCATGGTGTAGAAACAATCACAATATAATCACTGTTTATTATTGCATAAAAATAGATTCAATATAATTCACAGCCAAGGTTATGGCAAAATCCTTTGGACGTTTGGCAAGAGGCTTTTCAGATGTGAAAAGGAATGTCAGGCACTTTGTCCACATGAGGAAAACCGATCCACCAAGTCTTGCGCAATTTGGCATGATATACAGTATTTACAAATCTAAAACACACACAGTCAACACATTATAAAAACGATTACTAACCAACTATTAAATGACATTCGTTCTCCTTTTCTTGCTCTTTGGACAAGGTCTGTTACATGGAGATAAGGAACATGGTTCATTGGACGGGTCCAAATCAATAAAAATTTGAAGGCCACAATCAAGACAGTCGACCCTCACAACGTAAGTTTTCAAGTTGACATTACACCTGGAGGCACATAGGGCGGCATAACACATAGGACACTCGTTTGGACACTCATCCTTTGggtacaaaaataaaagaaagttATTTCTGTCCACTGGTCCTGAATGGGATGGAAATGACACTTGCTTCTCTGGCACAGAATCAGAGTTTAAGGCACTGAATAGTCTTTTCTTTGACATTTGACACAAGGATGTATTTTGTGTCTTTGGCAAGTTTTCTAATGTGGTTTGGTGTGTATTAGCTGGACTTTCTCTGCTGGTTTCCATCAAGTCTAACATCGGTTTATTAATGTTTGAAGGGCGTTGCTCAGTTGAAGACAAGTTTCTGGTGTTTATGGTGTCTCCTGCTGTCGTGGGACTCGATGGAGACGCCAGGCTGACCACGGGCTGGCTAATATGGTCATTTGTTAAATTATTGTTCACCATTTCATTGACCTCATCACCGACCTGCTCTAGCAATTCTTGACCATATGGCTGGGATAAGGGAAAGTCTTTGGATTCCAACTCAAGATGCCGGCTGTCGACGAGTTCCTCAGAGCAAGAGTCAGAGCGGAGAATTGTTGGATCACTGGTAGGCAAGTTAACAGCTTGGACATTTTCAGTATTTTTTAAGTTACCATTAAAGGGCTGCAGTGACTTCGTTTTTACACGAGGAGTCAAGTCTGAAGTGGCCTGCATATTCCGCACATAATTCCAGCATTTATAAAGTGCCTGTGCCCATGGACTATATGTCTGAAGTGCTTTAAAGTTGTCCAGGAAACCTGCCATAGCATCTACAATATCTGTGGTAGATGGAGAGTTTTCCTTTCCTACGTAAGTGTTCTCTGTCATCAAATTTTTCCTTACATGGTATGAAACAAAGTCGATAGGATCTGAAGACCACACAAGCTTCTTGTGGTCTTTATTCTGTTCTTTGCATGGTGTTTCAAATACCTCCATATTCCTGAAGTCGGCACATGTTGTGAGAGAGCAGTtacattctgcacatttgatgagaCCAAAGAAGAGGTGATAAAGTGCCTCTTCGCCAGACACCGTGATTCCACACAGAAAGCAAAGCAACTTCGGCTTAGGAGGAACATACAGAAAGAACCTGTCCTGAATGCACTCTCTCTTGCTGAAATGTTGCTTTAATTTCTTGTTTAGCTTAACATGCCCTTCCCCTTTGTCATGGCTGGTGGTGCATTCAGGGTTTGATTGTGAAGGGTTGAAGCTCGTATGATATGGCTGGGACACACTTCTTTGTGCAAATGTTGACTCAATGTTCCCGATATTGGTCCTTATAAATGTTGGTTGGATGCTGGAATCTTTGGCCTGCATCGATTGTTGGGTGCTGGAATCTTTGGCCTGCATCGATGGTTGGGTGCTGGAATCTTTGGCCTGCATCGATTGTTGGGTGCTGGAATCTTTGGCCTGCATCGATGGTTGGGTGCTGGAATCTTTGGCCTGCATCGATGGTTGGGTGCTGGAATCTTTGGCCTGCATCGATGGTTGGGTGCTGGAATCTTTGGCCTGCATCGATGGTTGGGTGCTGGAATCTTTGGCCTGCATCGATGGTTGGGTGCTGGAATCTTTGGCCTGCATCGATGGTTGGGTGCTGGAATCTTTGGCCTGCATCGATGGTTGGGTGCTGGAATCTTTGGCCTGCATCGATGGTTGGGTGCTGGAATCTTTGGCCTGCATCGATGGTTGGGTGCTGGAATCTTTGGCCTGCATCGATGGTTGGGTGCTGGAATCTTTGGCCTGCATCGATGGTTGGGTGCTGGAATCTTTGGCCTGCATCGATGGTTGGGTGCTGGAATCTTTGGCCTGCATCGATGGTTGGGTGCTGGAATCTTTGGCCTGTATTCTTTTTTCAGCCTCTAGTAGCCCTTGAGAAACTTGTAAGGAAGACTGAGCTCCTTGTAACAAAACACTATCTGATACTTGAGGATTGCTAGGAGTGGTTACATTTTCTGCTAGAGTAGTTGTGGGCTCTACCACTACAAGTCCAGCTTCCATAATAGTTGGTTTGTGTTCTACTACAACAGATTTGTAGTTTACAATGGCATTTTTGTGCTCAATAATGGAAGATGTGTATTTCTTAACAGATGGAAGTTCTTGCATGGCAGATGTGCTCTCTTCAATAAAACATTCGGTTTCATTCATGGTAGGCAAGTGTTCTACCAGCAAAGAGGCATGATCTGCATGGAGAGTCATGGGCTCTGTCAAAGAATTTGTCATGGTTACAGGTCTCATATCCTTAATATTCCAAGACAGAGCCTTGCCGCCAAATGTATACCTTCGATTAGATACCTGATCTTTGTTTAAGACATTGGACTTTGATGCAAGATCTAACATGGGTGGTATTTTTGGATTAGAACTGCAAGTCCTCTGGTTATTTTTTCCTTTTGCCAAGTCAACAGTGCAAAGCAGGTCCACAATAGAGCTTGCAGGTTCAGTAATTGTAAGACTATTTTCCTGAGAGCAGTCAACACTACTGGTTCTTTGATTACCTGAGCAAATCACTGCAGCACTAGAGTTGACATCTGCTGTATTAGAAGAGATGTCTTTACCAGAGCACGAAGTTGTGGTGTGGGTTAGTGTGTGCTGCCCCTCGTTGAGATTGTATCTTGGGTTCTTAGCCAATGTTAAATCTATGTCAGCAATACCATCCAGGGACCCAACAGAAACCCCTGTAAGGTTCATATGTATAGGTGTAGGCAAGCTGCTGCTGTTAGACTCGTACATACAGGAGGATGCCAGGGATGTCTCTTTGTCTTTAATAGGGAAATCCGACAGCAAtagtctagcaaactttccaggaTGTTTAAGGCCCCGTCTCTCACTCTTGGTGGGTTCTCCCAATTTCTGCTCTGTTTGTCGAAGATCAGGCAAGCTAGCAGCGCCTTGTTTTCTTTCCGAAGACAGCCTACAACTTTCAAATTTCTCCCTGGAGATCGATTGTTCAAGTCGGTCTTGGTTTGAGTTGCCCATAACAACACTTTCAGAAATGGGCACAAGGATCTCACTGGaaggctgttgttgctgctgacgTGTCTCATTATTTCCTCCTGTCAACTGTTTTTCAACAGAAACTGGTTCTTTCAGATAGCTTATTATTGACTGGATTGCTTTCTCTGTTACATTTTTGTCCATTGTTGTCCCTCCAGATGTGGTGCATGGATCACGAGACAGTCTTTCCAAGGCCTGTTGTTGGAACGGTAGTTGTTCTGAAGGCCTGTTCTTATACTCGGGATACGGAATGAGTTGTGGGAGCCTTTTCTGAAGCTGTGAAGACTGGCTCTCCTTACGGTAGGCTACAAGTCTCTCCTGAATGTGAGAAGGATATGGAGGTTGCTTCAAGGGACTTTTCTGGTCTTTGGAAAGGCAAAGCTGCTTGTCAACCACAGGCTGACATTGTTGCATGGACTGTCGATTAGAATTTGGAAGGTAAAAAATACCCTGAACAGGTTGTCCAGGAAATTGACTTGGGAAAGAGCTGGGGAGATGCTGGTATGCCAGATTGTAAAACATTGGCTGTTGAGTGAGAGATTTGCATTGTGCAACTGTTAGCTGCTGTCCCAGTTGATTGTGCTGGAAGGAGGCAGGATACATAGGATTCTTTCTAGACGTAGTTTGGTCCTCGGAAGGCTGTTGTTGGAGACGAGGCTGCTGTGGTTGGTTCGTAAGGTACCTCATGGGCTGCTGTGATGGGTTTACAGGGTACAGGTACCCAATAGGCTGCTGTGATGGATTTGTGGGGTATGGGTACCTTATAGGCTGCTGCGATGGGTTTGCAGGGTACAGGTACCCAATAGGCTGCTGTGATAGATTTATGGGGTATGGGTACCTCACAGGCTGCTGTGGTGAATTTGTGGGGTTCCTTATAGGCTGCTGTGGTGAATTTGTGGGGTCCCCTATAGGCTGCTGTGGTGAATTTGTGGGGTTTCTTATAGGCTGCTGTGATGGTTTTGTGGGGTGATGGTTTTGTGGGGATGGAAGGCTGTGGGAACCCACAGCCTTCCATCGTAGGTTCATGGGGTTCCCCATAGCCTGCTGTCGTAGGTTTGTGAGGTTCCCTATAGGCTGTTGGAGTGGGTTTGTGGGGTTCCCCACAGGCTGCTGTGGTGAATTAAAGGGGCACcactgctgtggtgaacctgaggGGCACATAGTAGGCTGCTGCGGGTACTGGGTCATAACCTCCAGATGAGGGCATGTATTGTGTGAATATGGTACACCAACAAACTGACTGAGCTGATCAGCAGGTAACAGCGAGGTGTTGACATGCACTCCTTCACCAATTCCAGGAGAGCATGGATCACTTGCAACATAGGATGTCACAGAGTCCAGTGAGTATCTAGGACAAGGCGTGTATCCTCCTTCAATGACACGCCTCAAGTAAATATTTTCCAGGTGGTGTGGACAGGGCTCAGGTGCTTTGGAGGAGTCTAAAGGATTTCCAGGTAGCTTCGACCCCTCCATCGCATTCATCAACTATCTGGAATATAAAGGAGACGTTAAAATATGCAGAATGCAAGTCAGGGTAACATTAAGATTGAGCAT
The DNA window shown above is from Procambarus clarkii isolate CNS0578487 chromosome 65, FALCON_Pclarkii_2.0, whole genome shotgun sequence and carries:
- the LOC123771155 gene encoding putative mediator of RNA polymerase II transcription subunit 26, translating into MNAMEGSKLPGNPLDSSKAPEPCPHHLENIYLRRVIEGGYTPCPRYSLDSVTSYVASDPCSPGIGEGVHVNTSLLPADQLSQFVGVPYSHNTCPHLEVMTQYPQQPTMCPSGSPQQWCPFNSPQQPVGNPTNPLQQPIGNLTNLRQQAMGNPMNLRWKAVGSHSLPSPQNHHPTKPSQQPIRNPTNSPQQPIGDPTNSPQQPIRNPTNSPQQPVRYPYPINLSQQPIGYLYPANPSQQPIRYPYPTNPSQQPIGYLYPVNPSQQPMRYLTNQPQQPRLQQQPSEDQTTSRKNPMYPASFQHNQLGQQLTVAQCKSLTQQPMFYNLAYQHLPSSFPSQFPGQPVQGIFYLPNSNRQSMQQCQPVVDKQLCLSKDQKSPLKQPPYPSHIQERLVAYRKESQSSQLQKRLPQLIPYPEYKNRPSEQLPFQQQALERLSRDPCTTSGGTTMDKNVTEKAIQSIISYLKEPVSVEKQLTGGNNETRQQQQQPSSEILVPISESVVMGNSNQDRLEQSISREKFESCRLSSERKQGAASLPDLRQTEQKLGEPTKSERRGLKHPGKFARLLLSDFPIKDKETSLASSCMYESNSSSLPTPIHMNLTGVSVGSLDGIADIDLTLAKNPRYNLNEGQHTLTHTTTSCSGKDISSNTADVNSSAAVICSGNQRTSSVDCSQENSLTITEPASSIVDLLCTVDLAKGKNNQRTCSSNPKIPPMLDLASKSNVLNKDQVSNRRYTFGGKALSWNIKDMRPVTMTNSLTEPMTLHADHASLLVEHLPTMNETECFIEESTSAMQELPSVKKYTSSIIEHKNAIVNYKSVVVEHKPTIMEAGLVVVEPTTTLAENVTTPSNPQVSDSVLLQGAQSSLQVSQGLLEAEKRIQAKDSSTQPSMQAKDSSTQPSMQAKDSSTQPSMQAKDSSTQPSMQAKDSSTQPSMQAKDSSTQPSMQAKDSSTQPSMQAKDSSTQPSMQAKDSSTQPSMQAKDSSTQPSMQAKDSSTQPSMQAKDSSTQPSMQAKDSSTQPSMQAKDSSTQQSMQAKDSSTQPSMQAKDSSTQQSMQAKDSSIQPTFIRTNIGNIESTFAQRSVSQPYHTSFNPSQSNPECTTSHDKGEGHVKLNKKLKQHFSKRECIQDRFFLYVPPKPKLLCFLCGITVSGEEALYHLFFGLIKCAECNCSLTTCADFRNMEVFETPCKEQNKDHKKLVWSSDPIDFVSYHVRKNLMTENTYVGKENSPSTTDIVDAMAGFLDNFKALQTYSPWAQALYKCWNYVRNMQATSDLTPRVKTKSLQPFNGNLKNTENVQAVNLPTSDPTILRSDSCSEELVDSRHLELESKDFPLSQPYGQELLEQVGDEVNEMVNNNLTNDHISQPVVSLASPSSPTTAGDTINTRNLSSTEQRPSNINKPMLDLMETSRESPANTHQTTLENLPKTQNTSLCQMSKKRLFSALNSDSVPEKQVSFPSHSGPVDRNNFLLFLYPKDECPNECPMCYAALCASRCNVNLKTYVVRVDCLDCGLQIFIDLDPSNEPCSLSPCNRPCPKSKKRRTNVI